One Campylobacter concisus DNA segment encodes these proteins:
- the gatA gene encoding Asp-tRNA(Asn)/Glu-tRNA(Gln) amidotransferase subunit GatA, whose translation MVTLKEALKFSAEEIRNLRAELEAKIIKEKELGAYVEQLANLEIAKLGEGVPIAIKDNIQVKGWNVTSASKILQGYVAPYNATVIEKLLSKNLAPFGRTNMDEFAMGSTTESSFYGKTLNPLNHAHVPGGSSGGSAAAVAAGLAVAALGSDTGGSIRQPAAFCGCVGFKPTYGRVSRYGLGAYSSSLDQIGPIAQNVEDAAILYDVIAGHDPKDSTSADVPFVSISDKIDSEKKLKICVVKNYVENASEQTKVALNLAIEKLKSHGHSVTYTNFEDSKYDVATYYIIATAEASANLSRYDGVRYGRRADAKNLKELYINSRSEGFGEEVKRRILLGTFVLSSGYYDAYYIKAQKARAHIKAQYERILEENDLIFMPVAPSTAYKFGAHSDPLQAYLSDIYTISVNLAGLPAISVPVGKDDLNLNISAHLIAKAWDEQTLINGAKSLENLIKG comes from the coding sequence GTGGTAACTTTAAAAGAAGCTTTGAAATTTTCAGCTGAAGAGATAAGAAATTTAAGAGCCGAGCTTGAGGCGAAGATCATAAAAGAAAAAGAGCTTGGCGCTTATGTCGAGCAGCTAGCAAATTTGGAGATCGCAAAACTAGGCGAGGGCGTGCCTATCGCTATAAAAGACAACATCCAGGTAAAAGGCTGGAATGTAACAAGTGCTTCAAAAATTTTGCAAGGCTATGTGGCACCATATAATGCAACTGTCATTGAGAAGCTACTTAGTAAAAATTTAGCTCCATTTGGCCGCACAAATATGGACGAATTTGCGATGGGAAGCACGACTGAGAGCTCATTTTACGGCAAGACTCTAAACCCACTAAATCATGCCCATGTACCAGGTGGCAGTAGTGGTGGCTCGGCAGCAGCAGTCGCAGCCGGTCTTGCAGTAGCAGCACTCGGAAGTGATACTGGTGGCTCGATCCGTCAGCCAGCGGCATTTTGTGGATGTGTGGGCTTTAAGCCAACCTACGGCAGAGTGAGTAGATATGGGCTTGGCGCTTACTCAAGCAGTCTTGATCAGATAGGACCGATCGCTCAAAACGTAGAAGACGCAGCCATTTTATATGACGTGATCGCTGGACACGACCCAAAAGATAGCACGAGCGCAGATGTACCATTTGTGAGCATTAGCGACAAGATAGATAGCGAGAAGAAGCTAAAAATTTGCGTTGTAAAAAACTATGTTGAAAACGCAAGCGAACAGACAAAAGTCGCTTTAAATTTAGCAATCGAGAAGCTAAAATCACACGGTCACAGTGTAACTTACACAAATTTTGAAGACTCAAAATATGACGTCGCAACCTACTACATAATAGCAACTGCAGAGGCAAGCGCAAATTTAAGCCGCTATGATGGCGTAAGATACGGCAGAAGAGCTGATGCTAAAAATTTAAAAGAGCTATATATTAACTCACGCTCTGAGGGTTTTGGTGAAGAGGTAAAAAGAAGAATTTTGCTTGGTACGTTTGTGTTAAGTAGCGGATACTACGATGCTTACTATATCAAAGCACAAAAAGCAAGAGCACATATAAAAGCTCAATACGAGAGAATTTTAGAAGAAAATGACCTGATATTTATGCCAGTAGCTCCGAGCACAGCCTATAAATTTGGAGCCCACAGTGATCCGCTACAAGCTTATCTAAGTGATATTTACACTATCAGCGTAAATTTAGCAGGCCTTCCAGCTATCTCTGTGCCAGTTGGCAAAGATGATCTAAATCTAAATATAAGCGCACATCTAATCGCAAAAGCATGGGATGAACAGACCTTGATAAATGGTGCCAAGAGCCTAGAAAATTTAATAAAAGGATAA
- the guaB gene encoding IMP dehydrogenase, producing MKIVKRALTFEDVLLVPQYSEILPKQVNVASRISKNVTLNIPVVSAAMDTVTEHRTAIMMARLGGIGVIHKNMDIESQAKEVKRVKKSESGVIIDPIFINPEATVAEALSLMSDLHISGVPVIDKDRKLIGILTNRDLRFETNMSTLVKDRMTKAPLITAPKGCTLDDAEKIFSQNRVEKLPIVDKDGRLDGLITIKDLKKRKEYPNANKDSYGRLRVAAAIGVGQIERAKALVDAGVDVIVIDSAHGHSKGIIDTLREVKAKFKVDVVAGNIANPAAVKDLAEAGADGIKVGIGPGSICTTRIVAGVGVPQISAIDDCASEAAKYGIPVIADGGLKYSGDVAKALAAGAACVMAGSLLAGCEESPGELITFQGRQYKVYRGMGSIGAMTKGSSDRYFQEGTAQDKLVPEGIEGRVPFAGSIKDVIHQLIGGLRSAMGYVGAKDIPTLQEKAEFVEITSAGLKESHVHDVVITHEAPNYKVN from the coding sequence ATGAAGATAGTAAAGAGAGCTTTAACATTTGAGGATGTGCTTCTTGTGCCTCAGTACTCTGAGATCTTACCAAAGCAAGTAAATGTTGCAAGCAGGATCAGCAAAAACGTCACTCTAAATATCCCAGTGGTCTCTGCTGCGATGGATACGGTGACTGAGCACAGAACTGCTATTATGATGGCAAGGCTTGGCGGTATAGGCGTAATACATAAAAATATGGACATCGAAAGCCAAGCAAAAGAGGTCAAACGTGTCAAGAAAAGCGAAAGTGGCGTCATCATCGATCCTATCTTTATAAATCCAGAAGCGACCGTGGCTGAAGCTTTAAGCCTTATGTCAGATCTTCATATTTCAGGCGTTCCAGTTATAGATAAGGACCGCAAACTAATAGGAATTTTAACAAATCGAGATCTTAGATTTGAAACAAATATGAGCACTTTGGTAAAAGACCGCATGACAAAAGCACCGCTTATCACTGCACCAAAGGGCTGCACACTTGATGATGCGGAGAAAATTTTCTCTCAAAATAGGGTTGAGAAGCTACCTATCGTTGATAAAGATGGCAGACTTGACGGGCTTATCACCATAAAAGATCTAAAAAAACGCAAAGAGTATCCAAACGCAAACAAAGACAGCTACGGCAGACTTCGCGTGGCTGCGGCTATTGGTGTGGGTCAGATAGAGCGTGCTAAAGCACTAGTTGATGCTGGCGTAGACGTCATCGTTATCGATTCGGCTCACGGCCACTCAAAGGGTATTATCGATACTTTAAGAGAGGTAAAGGCAAAATTCAAAGTTGATGTCGTAGCTGGCAATATTGCAAACCCAGCGGCTGTAAAAGACCTAGCAGAAGCAGGAGCGGACGGCATAAAAGTAGGTATTGGACCAGGATCAATATGCACCACAAGGATCGTTGCTGGTGTTGGTGTACCGCAAATTTCTGCCATTGACGACTGCGCAAGCGAAGCAGCAAAATATGGCATCCCAGTTATCGCAGATGGTGGTTTAAAATACTCAGGCGACGTGGCAAAAGCCCTTGCAGCAGGGGCAGCTTGCGTTATGGCGGGAAGCTTGCTTGCAGGTTGCGAGGAGAGCCCAGGCGAGCTTATAACATTTCAGGGTCGCCAGTACAAAGTATATCGCGGCATGGGCTCAATAGGCGCTATGACAAAGGGTAGCTCGGATCGCTACTTCCAAGAAGGCACCGCTCAAGACAAGCTTGTGCCTGAAGGTATCGAGGGTCGTGTGCCATTTGCTGGTAGCATAAAAGATGTGATACATCAGCTAATAGGCGGCCTAAGAAGCGCTATGGGCTATGTCGGTGCAAAAGATATCCCAACCCTTCAAGAAAAAGCTGAATTTGTCGAGATAACAAGCGCAGGACTAAAAGAGAGCCACGTTCACGACGTAGTTATTACTCACGAGGCACCAAACTACAAAGTTAATTAG